From a single Centropristis striata isolate RG_2023a ecotype Rhode Island chromosome 14, C.striata_1.0, whole genome shotgun sequence genomic region:
- the LOC131985201 gene encoding gastrula zinc finger protein XlCGF57.1-like — protein sequence MEDCIRDSFASSIILHSSPTGAGFFFVEKKDKTLRLCIDFHDVTSGANTWTIKEEQQERSTSLDQDQEQPEPPHIKEEQEELWSSKEGEQLQGVTFTPVPVKSEEDEEKPQSSQLHQTQTEQKETEADGEDCEGPDPDRNSRLQPDTGEEPADSSEAETDDSADWKETREPQSGLNSLSNDEVPFSDSTSGKKEKPFSCSECWKRFNRKEHLKRHMRVHTGEKPFSCSVCKKSFRQSGYLQLHIKIHTGEKPFSCSVCMKSFTQSGSLQSHLKIHTGEKPFTCSVCGKAFIGSGNLKKHMRIHTGEKPFSCSVCGKSFIGRGNLNRHMINHTGEKTFHCSLCGKRFIRKVQLTQHMTHHTGEKPFSCSVCNKAFACRQHLQRHMIIHMGEKPFSCSVCGKRFLKKEDLKRHVITHTGEKPFSCSVCSKSFTQAGNLTQHMRIHTGDKRFSCSICEQRFTWSKQLKIHKCVSSQSSQLHKSQAAENREAGPPASSLTQQMVTEADGEDCGGPEPDRSSDPEPHCSICNKNFVRMTHLKRHMRCHTGEKPFSCSVCGKRFPRKETLVRHMRFHSGEKPFSCLFCNKLFTRSDHAVTHMRIHTGENLSSNNTFHITKVLHISRSKTP from the exons ATGGAGGACTGCATAAGGGATTCCTTCGCCTCCAGTATCATCCTTCACTCCTCACCCACAGGAGCAGGATTCTTCTTCGTGGAGAAAAAGGACAAGACTCTCAGACTCTGCATCGACTTCCATG ATGTCACTTCAGGAGCCAACACATGGACTATtaaagaggagcagcaggagaggagcaccagtctggaccaggaccaggagcagccagagcccccacacattaaagaAGAACAGGAGGAACTCTGGAGCAGtaaggagggagagcagcttcaaggggtcacattcactcctgtccctgtgaagagtgaagaagatgaagagaaacctcagtcctcacagcttcatcaaacacaaactgaacagaaagaaacagaagctgatggagaggactgtgaaGGACCAGATCCAGACAGGAACTCTCGTTTACAGCCTGATACAGGCGAGGAGCCTGCAGACTCTTCTGAagctgagactgatgacagtgctGATTGGAAGGAGACCAGAGAACCTCAGTCAGGTTTAAACTCTCTGAGTAACGATGAAGTTCCCTTCAGTGATTCAACAAGTGGTAAAAAAGAGAAACCATTCAGCTGCTCTGAGTGTTGGAAAAGATTTAACCGTAAGGAACAtctgaagagacacatgagagtccacacaggagagaaaccgttTAGTTGTTCAGTTTGCAAGAAATCGTTTCGACAGAGTGGATATTTACAGTTGCACATAaaaatccacacaggagagaaaccatttaGTTGTTCAGTCTGTATGAAATCTTTTACGCAGAGTGGAAGTTTACAATCACACTTGAAAATCCATACAGGAGAAAAACCTTTCACATGTTCGGTGTGTGGAAAAGCTTTCATTGGAAGTGGAAACCTGAAGAAACACATGAGAATccatacaggagagaaaccattcaGCTGTTCAGTTTGTGGTAAAAGTTTCATTGGCAGAGGAAATCTGAACAGACACATGATTAATCACACTGGAGAAAAAACCTTCCATTGCTCATTGTGTGGTAAAAGATTTATACGAAAGGTGCAACTTACACAACACATGACACATCACACAGGAgaaaaacctttcagctgctcggTCTGTAACAAAGCTTTTGCGTGTAGACAACATTTACAGAGACACATGATAATCCACATGGGAgaaaaacctttcagctgctccgTTTGTGGGAAAAGATTTTTGAAGAAGGAAGATTTGAAGAGACACGTGATAACACACACTGGAGAAAAACCTTTCAGTTGTTCAGTTTGTAGTAAAAGTTTCACACAAGCTGGAAATCTGACACaacacatgagaatccacacaggagacAAACGATTCAGCTGCAGCATCTGTGAGCAAAGATTCACTTGGTCTAAACAGCTTAAAATCCATAAATGTGTTAGTAgtcagtcctcacagcttcataAGAGTCAAGCTGCGGAAAACAGAGAGGCAGGGCCTCCAGCCAGCAGCTTAACTCAACAGATGGtaacagaagctgatggagaggactgtggaggaccagaaccagacaggagCTCTGATCCAGAGCCTCACTGCTCGATTTGTAATAAAAACTTTGTCCGCATGACGCATTTGAAGAGACACATGAGAtgccacacaggagagaaaccgttcAGCTGCTCAGTCTGTGGTAAAAGATTCCCTCGGAAAGAAACCTTAGTTCGTCACATGAGATTTCAttcaggagagaaacctttcagctgtcTGTTTTGTAACAAACTTTTCACACGGAGTGACCATGCTGTGAcacacatgagaatccacacaggagaaaACCTTTCCAGCAACAATACA